In Companilactobacillus allii, one genomic interval encodes:
- the hisD gene encoding histidinol dehydrogenase translates to MKIYKKNLSELKEIVQTKTRQLNDPKISQSVSEIIENVVENGDTALKEYEKKFDNVDISTFKLDQSVIDDAYETLDKDVKDALLLAKRNITNFHEKEKETGFIDSEQKGVLRGQKLLPLQTVGLYVPGGTAAYPSTILMSALPAKIAGVEKVIIVTPPQKNGINKAVLAAAKIAGVDSIYQVGGAQAIAALAFGTESIPRVDKIVGPGNIFVATAKKQVFGQVAIDMVAGPSEIGIIADESSDPKQIAADLLSQAEHDKLARPILVTDSETLAKQVSENVDKQLETLPRKEIAKSSVNNKGFIAVVEEIDDMFELMNTVAPEHLEIQVENPTQYLNQIRNAGSVFLGKYASEPLGDYVAGPNHILPTGGTARFSSPLGVYDFVKRTSFIQYTKPALAKEAKAITTLARVEGLEAHARAIESRFDKYYE, encoded by the coding sequence ATGAAAATTTATAAGAAGAATCTATCTGAACTAAAGGAAATCGTGCAAACAAAGACACGTCAATTGAATGATCCAAAAATAAGTCAAAGTGTCAGTGAGATCATCGAAAATGTTGTTGAAAATGGTGATACCGCTCTGAAAGAATATGAGAAGAAGTTTGATAACGTTGATATTTCAACTTTCAAATTAGACCAAAGTGTCATTGATGATGCATATGAAACTCTTGATAAAGATGTTAAGGATGCACTACTTTTAGCCAAAAGAAATATTACTAATTTCCATGAAAAGGAAAAGGAGACTGGATTCATTGATTCAGAGCAAAAGGGTGTTTTAAGGGGCCAAAAGTTATTGCCACTACAAACAGTAGGACTCTACGTTCCCGGTGGTACCGCCGCTTATCCATCAACCATTTTGATGAGTGCTCTACCTGCTAAGATTGCGGGGGTTGAGAAGGTAATTATTGTGACTCCTCCACAGAAAAATGGTATTAATAAGGCTGTCTTGGCTGCTGCCAAAATTGCAGGAGTAGATTCAATTTACCAAGTTGGTGGTGCACAAGCTATCGCAGCTTTAGCATTTGGAACGGAGTCGATTCCACGTGTGGATAAGATTGTTGGACCTGGGAATATCTTTGTTGCAACAGCTAAGAAACAAGTCTTCGGTCAAGTTGCCATTGATATGGTCGCAGGGCCCTCAGAAATAGGGATAATTGCTGATGAGTCGTCTGATCCTAAGCAAATTGCGGCTGATTTATTGTCACAGGCTGAACACGATAAACTTGCTAGACCAATTCTTGTAACAGACAGTGAAACTTTGGCCAAGCAAGTTAGTGAGAATGTGGATAAGCAATTGGAAACTTTACCACGAAAAGAGATTGCCAAAAGTTCAGTTAATAACAAGGGGTTCATTGCTGTTGTTGAAGAAATTGATGATATGTTCGAACTTATGAACACTGTTGCACCAGAGCACTTGGAGATTCAAGTGGAGAATCCAACGCAATATTTGAACCAGATCAGAAACGCTGGATCGGTCTTCTTAGGTAAGTATGCCAGTGAACCATTGGGAGATTATGTTGCTGGACCTAACCACATCTTGCCAACTGGTGGTACTGCGAGGTTCTCATCACCATTAGGTGTATATGACTTTGTTAAACGTACCTCATTTATTCAATACACCAAACCAGCACTAGCAAAAGAAGCTAAAGCAATCACGACTTTGGCCAGAGTCGAAGGTCTAGAAGCACATGCCAGAGCTATTGAATCAAGATTTGACAAATATTATGAATAA
- the hisC gene encoding histidinol-phosphate transaminase codes for MKRIIQQLQPYIPERSIDDLKKELGLSKLVRLSANENAYGTSPDVKKAVVNWTYDQSNRYPDGDAKELRDLISKKFSLDPEQIVFGVGLDEVIVMLSRVFLSPGDEELVSAPTFSEYALHAEIEEAKVKSVPVFNSGQINFAGMLDAISERTKLIWICNPNNPTGTLETVSDIENFVEKVPNNIMVLVDEAYIDFATTPNASAMDLTKKYPNIVVMRTFSKAYGLANFRVGYAVFPKIVSVDVQKVRLPYNVNSIAQVAAVAAFKDESFVRNVVEKNALERQLWEKFFDDNKIKYYPSQANFIFFEYPDADKLADYLLHHGYLLRTGLKKNWLRLTVGMKIDNEELRNLIYDYKG; via the coding sequence ATGAAGAGAATTATTCAGCAGTTACAGCCATATATTCCTGAAAGATCAATAGATGATCTGAAGAAGGAATTGGGACTGTCTAAACTAGTACGATTATCGGCTAATGAAAATGCCTATGGGACCTCCCCAGATGTTAAAAAGGCAGTTGTCAATTGGACATATGATCAAAGTAATCGTTACCCAGATGGGGATGCTAAAGAACTTCGTGATTTGATCTCTAAAAAGTTCTCACTGGATCCTGAACAAATCGTCTTTGGGGTGGGTTTAGATGAAGTGATCGTCATGTTGTCACGTGTGTTCTTGTCACCAGGGGATGAAGAATTAGTATCGGCACCAACATTTTCTGAATATGCACTACATGCTGAGATCGAAGAGGCAAAAGTCAAAAGTGTCCCAGTGTTTAACAGTGGCCAGATTAACTTTGCTGGCATGTTAGATGCCATTAGTGAGCGTACAAAGCTTATCTGGATCTGTAACCCTAATAATCCGACCGGAACACTGGAGACAGTATCTGATATTGAAAACTTTGTGGAAAAAGTTCCAAATAACATCATGGTCTTGGTTGATGAAGCTTATATTGATTTTGCGACAACTCCTAATGCCTCTGCTATGGATCTGACTAAAAAGTATCCTAACATTGTCGTCATGAGGACTTTTTCGAAGGCATATGGATTGGCCAACTTTAGAGTTGGGTATGCAGTATTTCCTAAGATAGTAAGTGTAGATGTTCAAAAAGTTCGCCTGCCATATAACGTTAATTCGATTGCCCAAGTGGCTGCGGTAGCGGCTTTCAAGGACGAGAGCTTTGTCAGGAATGTGGTTGAAAAAAACGCATTAGAACGCCAGTTGTGGGAGAAGTTTTTTGACGATAATAAAATCAAATATTATCCCAGTCAAGCCAATTTCATTTTCTTTGAGTATCCTGATGCAGACAAACTAGCTGACTATTTATTACATCATGGCTATCTTTTAAGAACAGGACTGAAGAAGAATTGGTTAAGATTGACCGTGGGGATGAAAATAGATAATGAAGAATTACGTAATTTGATCTATGATTATAAAGGGTGA
- the hisG gene encoding ATP phosphoribosyltransferase, with product MSDSQIKIALTKGRVEEQVIPLLEASGINCDQIRNKQRRLIFDSKTQPYEFILAKGPDVTTFLERGAVDIGIVGSDILVEHQSTQYELLDLELGKCQFVLASTKDFDPNEPKRKIIGTKYPNITKKYFDKLGQDVEIIKIEGSVELAPLTGLADAIVDITETGTTIKENNLVIYDYLDKVSTRLVVNRMALKQHPKEIYALVDNLSSTINNEEIIK from the coding sequence ATGTCTGATTCACAAATAAAAATTGCATTGACTAAAGGTCGTGTGGAAGAACAAGTGATACCGCTACTAGAAGCTTCTGGAATAAATTGTGATCAAATAAGAAATAAACAGCGTCGATTGATATTTGATTCCAAAACACAACCATATGAATTCATCCTTGCAAAAGGTCCAGATGTTACCACATTTTTGGAACGTGGGGCAGTGGATATCGGAATTGTTGGTAGTGATATTTTGGTGGAACATCAAAGTACACAATATGAATTATTGGATTTGGAATTAGGCAAATGCCAATTTGTCTTAGCATCAACAAAAGACTTTGATCCAAATGAACCCAAAAGGAAAATCATTGGAACCAAGTATCCTAATATAACCAAGAAATACTTCGATAAATTAGGACAAGATGTGGAAATTATCAAAATTGAAGGTTCAGTTGAATTAGCACCACTAACTGGCCTAGCTGATGCAATCGTTGATATTACAGAAACAGGTACAACTATCAAAGAAAATAATCTAGTGATTTATGACTATTTGGACAAAGTTTCAACTAGATTAGTGGTCAATCGAATGGCTCTAAAACAGCATCCCAAAGAGATATATGCACTTGTTGATAACTTGAGTTCAACTATTAATAACGAGGAGATAATCAAATGA
- the hisB gene encoding imidazoleglycerol-phosphate dehydratase HisB: protein MRTATIERKTKETQIKISLNLDDQSKVKIDTGIGFLNHMLNLFAKHGRFGLIVEAHGDLDVDPHHTTEDTGIVLGECFKEALGNKEGIERYGTQFVPMDETLGQVSVDLSGRSYLVFDAELTNPRLGGLDTETVEDFFQAVAFATEMNLHARILYGRNTHHKVESLFKAFGRAMREAVTINPEIKGVNSTKGVI from the coding sequence ATGAGAACAGCAACGATTGAACGTAAGACAAAAGAAACACAAATAAAAATAAGCCTTAATCTAGATGATCAGTCAAAAGTGAAAATCGATACTGGAATCGGCTTTTTGAATCACATGCTGAACCTTTTTGCCAAACACGGTAGATTTGGTTTGATCGTGGAAGCACACGGAGATTTAGATGTTGATCCACACCACACTACTGAAGATACTGGGATTGTTTTGGGTGAATGTTTCAAAGAGGCTTTGGGCAACAAAGAAGGAATCGAAAGATACGGTACACAATTTGTGCCAATGGACGAAACACTGGGACAAGTTAGTGTTGATTTGAGCGGTCGCTCATATCTGGTCTTTGATGCTGAATTAACTAATCCAAGATTGGGTGGATTGGATACAGAAACTGTCGAGGATTTCTTTCAAGCAGTTGCCTTTGCTACAGAGATGAACCTTCACGCCAGGATCCTGTATGGTCGAAATACTCACCACAAAGTGGAAAGTCTATTTAAAGCGTTCGGTAGAGCAATGAGAGAGGCTGTAACAATCAATCCTGAAATCAAAGGCGTTAATTCTACGAAAGGTGTGATTTGA
- the hisF gene encoding imidazole glycerol phosphate synthase subunit HisF: MLAKRIIPCLDVDSGRVKKGVNFNNLTDVGDPVEIAAEYQRQGADELVFLDITATNEHRKTMTQVVEQVSSQVFMPLTIGGGVSSVQDIQALLKAGADKVAINSAAVDNPDLITAGAEKFGNQCIVVAIDVSKNKSGEYIVYIHGGKTATKLNAIDWAKTAVEHGAGELLITSMDRDGTKDGFDISLYQEISQVVNVPIIASGGAGRALDFSEVFKQGNVDGALAASVFHYGELTIEEVKQAVKKEGITIR, encoded by the coding sequence ATGTTAGCTAAACGAATCATTCCATGTCTTGATGTTGATTCCGGACGAGTAAAAAAAGGTGTCAATTTTAATAATCTGACAGATGTCGGTGATCCAGTTGAAATTGCTGCTGAGTACCAAAGACAAGGTGCAGATGAACTAGTATTTTTGGACATTACAGCAACAAATGAACACAGAAAGACAATGACACAAGTCGTTGAACAAGTGTCATCACAAGTCTTCATGCCCTTGACCATCGGTGGTGGTGTCAGCAGTGTTCAAGATATTCAAGCTTTATTAAAAGCTGGTGCAGACAAAGTGGCAATTAATTCTGCTGCTGTGGATAACCCTGATCTGATCACAGCTGGAGCAGAAAAGTTTGGTAATCAGTGTATCGTCGTGGCCATTGATGTCTCTAAGAATAAAAGTGGCGAGTACATCGTCTATATTCACGGAGGTAAAACAGCGACCAAGCTCAATGCCATAGATTGGGCCAAGACAGCAGTAGAACACGGTGCAGGTGAACTATTAATTACTAGTATGGATAGAGACGGTACCAAGGATGGATTCGATATATCACTTTATCAAGAAATCAGCCAAGTGGTAAATGTTCCGATAATTGCCTCAGGTGGTGCTGGTAGAGCTTTAGACTTCTCGGAAGTGTTCAAGCAAGGCAATGTTGATGGGGCCTTAGCAGCATCTGTATTTCACTATGGTGAGTTAACGATTGAAGAGGTTAAACAAGCAGTAAAAAAAGAAGGTATCACGATAAGATGA
- the hisH gene encoding imidazole glycerol phosphate synthase subunit HisH, whose amino-acid sequence MFSIVDYDTGNTRNLKKALDYLQIENELTDDKEKILKSDAVILPGVGAFAAAMAELEKRDLVTTLQQVATKGTPILGICLGMQLLFDSSDEYGEHVGLGLIPGKVIAIPDDVKVPQMGWNQNKAIKESKFGSIDGQFTYFVHSYYAKCDEENILAEVEYGTSIPSIVENNNVYGMQFHPEKSGQVGLKLLKEFQEVVES is encoded by the coding sequence ATGTTTTCGATAGTTGATTATGATACTGGTAATACTCGTAATTTAAAAAAGGCATTGGATTATTTACAAATTGAAAATGAATTAACTGATGATAAAGAAAAGATACTCAAGTCAGATGCTGTGATCCTGCCAGGTGTTGGGGCTTTTGCGGCCGCAATGGCAGAGCTTGAAAAAAGAGACTTAGTCACTACTTTGCAACAAGTTGCAACAAAAGGCACACCGATATTAGGTATTTGTTTGGGGATGCAATTACTATTTGATAGTAGTGATGAATATGGAGAACATGTTGGTCTTGGTTTGATACCAGGGAAAGTCATAGCTATTCCTGATGATGTCAAAGTTCCACAGATGGGATGGAATCAAAATAAAGCAATTAAAGAAAGCAAATTCGGTTCAATAGATGGTCAATTCACATACTTTGTTCATTCGTATTATGCCAAATGCGATGAGGAAAATATCTTGGCTGAGGTTGAATATGGTACGTCCATTCCTAGTATTGTCGAGAATAACAATGTATATGGAATGCAATTTCATCCTGAAAAAAGTGGACAAGTTGGTTTAAAACTTTTAAAGGAATTTCAAGAGGTGGTGGAATCATGA
- the hisE gene encoding phosphoribosyl-ATP diphosphatase, which translates to MQDLDELYALIKSRKENPKKGSYTDYLFTKGLDKILKKVGEESTEVVVAAKNPDKPRGDGELVYESADLLYHLCVLWVEQGVSFDQIKVELAKREGLMSDFKDRPEVKDL; encoded by the coding sequence ATGCAAGATTTAGATGAATTATATGCTCTGATCAAGTCACGAAAAGAAAATCCTAAAAAAGGTTCATATACTGATTATTTATTTACTAAGGGTCTCGACAAGATTTTGAAAAAGGTTGGTGAAGAATCAACTGAAGTGGTGGTCGCTGCCAAAAATCCTGACAAGCCACGTGGAGACGGTGAGCTGGTTTACGAATCAGCCGATTTGTTATATCACTTATGTGTATTGTGGGTCGAACAAGGAGTTAGCTTTGATCAAATCAAAGTAGAGTTGGCTAAGCGTGAAGGCTTAATGAGTGATTTCAAAGATAGACCGGAAGTTAAAGACTTATAG
- a CDS encoding PTS sugar transporter subunit IIA, with protein MKLTNENVFTNIYLPNANEIQILSTISQVIADKLGINEQEIKSGFLAREAAGSTAFGGKVAIPHANSSDIDEPNIFIMTFDDDINWNSSDDQPVNVVIALIMPRNSHEKDYHYIVKNLREELTNQDIVDKFQNNLDNPDTLVQLVEDSIAQKSTN; from the coding sequence ATGAAACTAACAAATGAAAATGTATTTACAAATATTTATTTACCAAATGCTAATGAAATTCAAATTCTATCAACAATTTCTCAAGTCATTGCTGACAAATTAGGAATCAATGAACAAGAAATCAAAAGTGGATTTTTAGCACGTGAAGCCGCCGGTTCAACTGCCTTTGGAGGTAAGGTAGCCATTCCACATGCTAATTCTTCAGATATTGACGAACCGAACATATTCATAATGACCTTTGATGATGATATTAATTGGAATTCCAGTGATGATCAGCCAGTAAATGTTGTAATCGCTTTAATTATGCCTAGAAATAGTCACGAAAAGGATTATCATTATATTGTAAAGAATCTTCGTGAAGAACTAACCAATCAGGATATTGTCGATAAATTCCAAAATAACCTTGATAACCCCGATACATTGGTTCAATTGGTTGAAGATTCTATTGCTCAAAAATCAACTAATTAA
- the hisA gene encoding 1-(5-phosphoribosyl)-5-[(5-phosphoribosylamino)methylideneamino]imidazole-4-carboxamide isomerase, translated as MIFPAIDLYNGQSVRLFKGDYNKVTLINKDPIMQAKEILAAGVNQIHLVDLDGAKTGQPKNYEVIKKIRQSFTGFLELGGGIRDYKTAKDYLDLGIDRIIIGSAAIEDPQFVKDLLKKYGGDRIVIGVDGNDGKVAVNGWIEQSNVTMETLIKAMMDSGAKHFIVTDVSRDGTMTGPNLDLLWKLKLDMPQVNFVASGGIRNLKDLHQLKAFGLVDVIIGKALYEGTITLEQIAEVEKNVS; from the coding sequence ATGATCTTTCCAGCAATTGATTTATACAATGGTCAAAGTGTCAGATTGTTTAAGGGTGATTATAACAAGGTAACGCTCATCAATAAGGATCCGATTATGCAGGCAAAAGAAATCTTAGCGGCTGGCGTCAATCAAATTCACTTGGTAGATCTTGATGGTGCCAAGACGGGTCAACCGAAGAATTATGAAGTAATCAAAAAAATCCGCCAAAGTTTCACTGGATTCTTAGAGCTTGGTGGTGGAATCCGTGATTATAAGACGGCTAAAGATTATCTAGATCTAGGTATTGATAGGATCATTATTGGTTCTGCAGCAATCGAAGATCCACAATTTGTTAAGGATCTGTTGAAGAAGTATGGTGGTGATCGAATTGTCATAGGCGTTGATGGTAACGATGGTAAAGTCGCGGTCAATGGTTGGATAGAACAATCAAACGTTACTATGGAAACTTTAATTAAAGCCATGATGGATAGCGGTGCTAAGCATTTCATCGTTACTGATGTATCACGTGATGGGACAATGACGGGTCCTAATTTGGATCTATTATGGAAGTTGAAATTGGATATGCCTCAAGTTAACTTCGTGGCCAGTGGTGGAATAAGGAATTTGAAGGATCTTCATCAATTGAAGGCATTTGGCTTAGTCGATGTGATCATTGGAAAGGCTCTTTATGAAGGCACTATTACTCTAGAACAGATTGCTGAGGTGGAGAAAAATGTTAGCTAA
- a CDS encoding ATP phosphoribosyltransferase regulatory subunit produces the protein MKNNLLPLGTRDEFGSRAIVKQNIITVIQRHFQSRGFSKISTPLLEKEEVFDQYQLGNYQVYRFLDQDGDTLVLRPDLTLPIARFLSSTNIPLPQKFFYTGDIFRISRRLSGSYNELTQAGVELIGYKSTKAELECLVMINQLSMELLDDEVEIELGFADFAEAIMQQVTNDKTLKQQILQALFDKKIPRYEQLIKRFEDNQLYEFLRQWPRLFGEPEWIFDKLNSFELPDSIQEKIQILTSVTEWIKQTMPKQNVSIDLSSRAPQEYYTCLTFRGFSKNGAGYIFSGGRYDKLLANFQDQSESAVGMGINIDLITDVVLDKNIKTNKTLIYFDKSKWNEAEEILKKTPNGILSLADTREQAVSEAKQMKAELLDLTGGN, from the coding sequence TTGAAGAATAATTTATTACCATTAGGAACTCGCGATGAGTTTGGGAGTCGTGCAATTGTGAAACAAAATATCATTACGGTGATCCAACGACATTTTCAATCACGTGGTTTCTCCAAGATTTCAACGCCATTATTAGAAAAAGAAGAAGTTTTTGATCAATATCAATTGGGTAATTACCAAGTATACCGATTTCTAGATCAAGATGGCGATACCTTAGTTTTGAGACCAGATCTAACACTACCAATAGCCAGATTCTTGAGCTCAACGAATATACCATTACCACAAAAGTTCTTTTATACAGGAGATATTTTCCGGATCAGTCGCAGGCTTTCAGGTTCATACAATGAATTGACCCAAGCCGGCGTTGAATTGATTGGGTATAAGTCGACTAAAGCAGAACTAGAATGCCTAGTTATGATCAATCAATTGAGTATGGAATTATTAGATGATGAAGTTGAAATAGAACTAGGATTTGCGGATTTTGCTGAAGCAATCATGCAACAAGTTACTAACGACAAAACGCTTAAGCAACAAATATTACAAGCCTTATTCGATAAAAAGATCCCAAGATATGAACAATTGATTAAGAGGTTTGAAGATAATCAATTATACGAATTCTTAAGGCAATGGCCGAGATTGTTTGGTGAACCAGAGTGGATATTTGATAAATTGAATAGCTTTGAGTTGCCTGATTCAATCCAAGAAAAAATCCAGATATTAACAAGTGTCACTGAATGGATCAAACAGACCATGCCCAAACAAAATGTGTCGATAGATCTAAGCAGTAGGGCCCCACAAGAATATTACACTTGCTTAACTTTTAGAGGCTTTTCGAAGAATGGTGCAGGATATATTTTCAGTGGTGGCAGATATGACAAGCTATTAGCCAATTTCCAAGATCAAAGTGAGTCCGCAGTTGGTATGGGCATCAATATTGATCTGATCACTGATGTGGTACTTGATAAAAACATCAAAACTAATAAAACCTTGATTTATTTTGATAAATCTAAGTGGAATGAAGCAGAAGAAATTTTAAAGAAGACTCCAAATGGCATCCTTTCGTTGGCTGATACTAGAGAACAAGCAGTAAGTGAGGCAAAGCAAATGAAGGCTGAGTTATTGGATCTGACGGGGGGGAATTAA
- the hisJ gene encoding histidinol-phosphatase HisJ translates to MLMDGHTHTEFCQHGSGETAERMVLRAIQLGMKKYCITEHAPLPSDFKTVFGGNVDGVDTGAMDLVDLPAYMKEMSRLQKKYSDEIEISIGFEVDYLEGFEDYTKDFLDEYGPQTQESILSVHFMQGKDQKQWCIDYDVEDYKEGFEQFLDDPQHVFRQYYQTVKKSVEADLGVYRPQRIGHMSLIRKFQDYFNLTQDYDAKTMALVTEILNEIKQQNRELDLNLAGLYKPFCNDYYPGAQITKLAKEMKIPLIYGSDAHDILSVGHGQHLVASANLS, encoded by the coding sequence ATGTTAATGGATGGACATACGCATACTGAATTTTGCCAACATGGTAGTGGTGAAACAGCCGAAAGGATGGTTTTACGTGCTATTCAATTGGGGATGAAAAAGTATTGTATTACAGAACATGCACCGCTTCCTTCAGATTTCAAAACGGTATTTGGTGGCAATGTGGACGGTGTTGATACTGGTGCAATGGACTTGGTCGACCTTCCAGCTTATATGAAAGAGATGTCGCGTCTTCAAAAAAAATATTCTGATGAAATAGAGATCTCAATTGGATTTGAAGTCGATTATCTTGAAGGTTTCGAAGATTATACTAAGGACTTTTTAGACGAATACGGACCACAGACACAAGAAAGTATTCTGTCAGTTCATTTTATGCAAGGAAAAGATCAAAAGCAGTGGTGTATTGATTATGATGTGGAAGATTACAAAGAAGGTTTTGAACAATTTCTTGATGATCCACAACATGTATTCAGACAGTATTATCAAACTGTTAAGAAGTCTGTGGAGGCTGACCTTGGCGTGTATCGTCCGCAACGAATCGGACATATGAGTCTGATTAGAAAATTTCAGGATTATTTCAATCTTACCCAGGATTATGATGCCAAAACTATGGCGTTGGTTACTGAGATACTTAATGAAATCAAACAACAAAACCGAGAATTAGACTTGAACTTGGCTGGGCTTTATAAGCCATTTTGTAATGATTATTATCCTGGTGCACAAATAACTAAACTCGCAAAGGAAATGAAGATACCTTTGATATATGGATCAGACGCTCACGATATATTATCAGTTGGACACGGACAACATTTAGTTGCATCTGCAAATTTGTCTTGA
- the hisI gene encoding phosphoribosyl-AMP cyclohydrolase, with translation MKPDFSKGLLTSVVVDANTKDVLMVAWMNQESYERTLESGQTWFWSRSRKELWHKGATSGNLQDVVSMTLDCDLDTLLVSVIPHGPACHTGSTSCFFNKVKGEK, from the coding sequence TTGAAACCGGATTTTTCAAAGGGGTTATTAACAAGTGTTGTGGTGGATGCAAATACCAAAGATGTATTGATGGTAGCTTGGATGAACCAAGAAAGTTATGAGAGGACTTTGGAAAGTGGACAAACTTGGTTTTGGTCTCGTTCTAGAAAGGAACTGTGGCATAAAGGAGCTACTAGTGGCAATTTACAAGATGTCGTTTCAATGACACTTGATTGTGACCTGGATACTTTATTGGTCTCGGTAATACCACACGGTCCAGCCTGTCATACAGGAAGCACTAGTTGTTTTTTCAATAAAGTAAAAGGAGAAAAATAA
- a CDS encoding Cof-type HAD-IIB family hydrolase: MIKQIFSDMDGTLLNDRGVISDMNIQTIKSCNIPFTLVSARSPIEMFDTIDVLGLTNTQIAFNGGLIYKRHGNSIDKISEDFLDSRVVENITLQMRQQFEDISLSLYTDEKWYTDKIDSGIKLETSLTFHEPEVVKYPEFFKNVDEDIYKIMFIANSISEMTTIIKALDDLHLTGVSIQQSGNNYLEITSDKAKKSAGIAYIQKLNHLEKSEMAAFGDGHNDIPMLKMTGTSIIMENATKEVKKYATHITKTNQQDGVSFGIMNFIK, from the coding sequence GTGATAAAACAAATTTTTTCTGATATGGATGGAACTCTTTTAAATGATCGTGGCGTTATAAGTGATATGAACATTCAAACTATCAAGTCTTGTAACATCCCATTTACCCTAGTATCGGCAAGAAGTCCAATCGAAATGTTCGATACGATTGACGTGCTAGGTTTGACCAACACCCAAATTGCCTTTAATGGTGGTTTGATTTACAAGCGCCATGGAAATTCTATTGATAAGATATCTGAGGACTTTTTGGATTCGAGAGTTGTCGAGAACATCACACTCCAAATGAGACAGCAGTTTGAAGATATTAGTTTGAGTTTATACACAGATGAGAAATGGTATACCGACAAAATAGATTCTGGAATCAAGCTAGAGACAAGTCTAACCTTCCATGAACCAGAGGTAGTCAAATACCCCGAATTCTTCAAAAATGTCGATGAAGACATCTATAAGATAATGTTTATAGCCAATTCAATAAGTGAAATGACTACTATAATAAAGGCATTAGACGACTTGCACTTAACCGGGGTCAGTATTCAACAGTCCGGTAATAATTACTTAGAAATAACCAGTGACAAAGCTAAGAAATCAGCTGGTATTGCATATATTCAAAAACTTAACCACTTAGAAAAATCAGAAATGGCAGCCTTTGGCGATGGCCATAACGATATTCCCATGCTAAAAATGACTGGAACATCTATCATCATGGAAAATGCCACAAAAGAGGTTAAAAAATACGCTACTCATATTACCAAGACCAATCAACAAGATGGTGTTAGTTTTGGAATTATGAATTTTATTAAATAG